The following are encoded together in the Pseudomonas sediminis genome:
- a CDS encoding type II toxin-antitoxin system RatA family toxin → MATRIQRSALLPYPAQALFDLVNDVAGYPQFLPWCRASEVLEVSETHMLASLEVAKGSIGQRFVTRNVLQPGQRIEMNLQEGPFTSLHGVWEFKALGDKACKISLDLTFDYAGPLVRATLGPLFNQAANTMVDAFCQRAKQLYG, encoded by the coding sequence ATGGCTACTCGAATTCAGCGTTCGGCGTTACTGCCTTATCCGGCGCAGGCACTGTTTGATCTCGTCAACGATGTTGCCGGTTACCCGCAGTTTCTGCCCTGGTGCCGCGCCAGTGAGGTATTGGAGGTCAGCGAGACGCATATGCTGGCCAGCCTCGAAGTGGCCAAGGGCAGCATCGGTCAGCGCTTCGTCACGCGCAATGTGCTGCAGCCAGGGCAGCGTATCGAGATGAATCTGCAGGAAGGACCTTTCACCAGTCTCCATGGCGTCTGGGAGTTCAAGGCGCTGGGTGACAAGGCCTGCAAGATCAGCCTGGACCTGACCTTCGACTACGCCGGGCCGCTGGTGCGTGCCACGCTGGGGCCGCTGTTCAATCAGGCGGCCAATACCATGGTCGATGCCTTCTGCCAGCGAGCCAAGCAGTTGTATGGATAA